Genomic segment of Eriocheir sinensis breed Jianghai 21 chromosome 51, ASM2467909v1, whole genome shotgun sequence:
TTGTTAAATACAGTAAAACCTTGCTAAATTGGATAGTCATATTCTGAATAACGGATAAATTGTATGCTGTCAGGGTTCCAAATCCCTGTTTAGGAACTGGAAAAGATTCTGAATCATATGTCAGGAATCCGAGGTGTAACATCCAAACACAGTACTTCCCTGTGCCGTGGTGTTATGTGAACCCCCAGCGACCCAGCGGCGCTCCCTTCCACCCACGGGGCTCTTATGATTAATGCTTCAATAATACTCTCAGTCTAGGATCATAGCCTCATTAAGCAAGTTATAAAATGTTATTAGGTATTCAATTACTCACTTCATTTAATTATTGAGAAATGTAACCCAATTATTCAGTGAGGGATGCTTGTATAATCATGGTTGATTGCTGACTGATGGTTTGGTGCTTACTGACTTTTAAACTATCACAGATGGTTTTGTAGGTTGTCATCTTCTGCCATAGGTATGAGCTGAAACCATGATGTCGTTACCCTTCCATGCACTGTTTCTTGTTTGTAGGTTCAGTAACATGTCACTGATGTAAAACTTGAAATATATATCATGCCATTTAATTTCAGGTGCGAGCCCTGTACGACTTTGATGCTCAGCCTGGGACTGGAGAACTTAGCATCAAGGAGGGAGAGATCCTGACTGTTGCCCGGCAGGATGTAGGTGAAGGATGGTGGGAAGGAACAAATTCGCAAGGACAGGCTGGCCTTTTCCCTGCAGCCTATGTCGAGGTGAGTCTGAGTCCTGGAGCTGCAACATTTGGCAGTCAAAGGCTTTATTTTGTTGATCTTTTTATTTGCTTTAGTTTAAATAGCTGTTGTCTCTATATAGAAAATGAATGTTGTAAATTGTCTTGATATTATTGCCTAACAAAATCCAATATTTCTGCTTTGTAATTTGCTAACACTAGTAGATGTAGGCTTGTTTTTGAAAGGTAATTCATATGCTTATGCTTGAATAGCTCTTTTCTCTTGATGGGAAATGAAGAGTGTGAATATACATTTTCCCTAATCTCTCAGTTATTGGCGCAAGTAATTGAAAGTTCATATTTTGAGGATTTTGTATTTGCTTTGATTTGAATAATTTTTCACTGAGAAATTAAGATAGTAATTTGCATAAATGTTAACCtttatcctttattttcctgGTTAAATAATGTGGTGACACTGAGAAATGAAGGCTTATTTTTCAAGATTGTTTCTTGGCCTTGATTCAAACAGCTATTGTTGCGATGAAAACTGAAGGGTGTGAGTCTTGTAGGTGATTGATAACCACAGAAGTTTGACATATCTTGGTCTTTATACAGTATCCTTGCCCTTGTCCTTTTAACATAGCACTAACACATCGCATGTAGCTTGTCTTGAGCATGTGAACTGTTTCTGTCTTGTCATTTAACCCTCATGCACACTAAGTTTCAATAAGTTTTCTTTTCTGTGTCTATTTGTAGAATCCCTGCTCTGGCCAGCTCTTAGCAGCTTTTTCGCTCTGAAATATTTTGTTTCTCAGTCACTTTTCACTCCCAAAGACTGCACTCATCCTTATGAATAATAAGTCAGTGGCTTTGTTTTTAGTTTTGGTTGTATAGGACATGATAAAAAATTACTTATTCTCAACCAGAAAATGATGGTTGATTATCACTTCAGCAAAATGAAAGCCATTGTCTTATAATTGTTCCCTTCATTTCTGTTTAAAAAATGCAAACTAATGAAGGACCTCCTTTACAGGTACAGGAATCATCTGCTCCCCCACCAAGcatgccccctccccctcttccctctgagTATGCAAACTTCAGCAACGACAACTGGGCAGAGCAAAGAACTAGTGTAGACTGGGGAAACCAAAACAACACTGCAAGCAACACAGAAACACAGAAGCGGCCAGTTTCACAGCAGGCAAGTTCAGTGATATGGactttaatttttgttttgttattcctTATACATTTAATCCTTAGGCAGTAGTGAAACTACATATAGATGGTCCagaattcagtcagtcagttttgtatgacAGAAATACAataacacttccagattgcggtagaatctatatatagacgatagttaaaacatcaaTTATGcagcgtaactatatttatgctacagTCCTAAGGTCTGCAGTGACCATACATGGACGATTCATTTTGGgtggagctactcttcaaatgcTGCCTCTGTCTAAGGGCTAAACAACAGTGTTAGCATGGATGTGTTCAAATAAAGTTTTTCAAGACAAAGATAGCCAGTGTGTTGTATAAATATGTTTTGTCAGTAATTAGCTATATTCCATAATTGTTTTTTCCAAAATTGATCTATAAAAGAGTAGTATTGGTAAAGATACTTCCATTGCATTCTGTGAACTCATGTGTTGAATTGTTTCTTATCTCCCTCAGATGAGCTATGACAATGATGATTGGGATGACGATTGGGATGATGATGACTCTGAGCCTGGTTCAAGTTACCCCAATGGACCGGGCAACTTTGGCTTTTCAGCACCAAATCGTTCCCACAAGCCTGCCAGTAGTGTCAGCGATGTCAGCACTGCAGGTTTGTACAGTTTTCTGAATTACCAGTGTGCAACCATAGCTTTGTTAGTCTTGTTTGTGATTCGTTGAAAATCTAGCAACTCTAGTCTAGACTAACATGACAATGTCTTCTGTAATAGTTGTTGTGTTGTATGACTTTTGGTGATGTAACAAAATGAATGCTCTAAGCAAAATGGATCATTTGATAAATGCTTTAGGCTGATTAAAAAATGTCCTGGAGTTTAAAGTCCTGTATGGGACCCCATGTAGGGTATATGTGGCTCCTTAAGTAATGGTCTAAAATCATTTAAATTCAAACTATAAAAGATTCTTGAGTTAACACCATTAGACAATTAATGGAGATTATTATACATGACTGAATCAAGTATTGGACAtgtgattttttctttttaatattaggAAAATATTCGGTGCTTAAAATTTTCACCATTAGAGGAAACTGATATGAGGAAGTAACATTATAAGGCAAAATATTGAGATATAGCAAGTCTTCTATTGGGTATCACTTGAACATTGAAACTCGTGAATATAAATCGTTGCAAAAATAAAGAGTAAGGACCGTTTCTgccatgtttaaaaaaaaatatattgataagTTCTTTAGAGTATGATATGAAAAACTTACACATAAGTAAGTGGGCTGCATGGCTCATGATAAAGTGTGTAGCTCATGTCTGTAAGGTCACAAGTGTGTCCCAGGTTCTTGTTTAGAGAGATAGCTGGTGTATTTTTGTTGGCTTAGCCAGATTACGTCATGGCTTTTTGTCTCTGTTTTGATATAGTTTGACCAGCCTTATAACTCTAATTGTTTATCTAAAGCAGCCAGTTCAAGGTCAAGGTATTCACATTAGAGAACAGTTAGAGAAATATTTTATCCATTTGGAAACTGCATAGACGGGAAATCTGAATTAAACATTTCATACCATAATGCCTCATAATCATATTTTATGATTTATCACCACAAAGTCAAATTCTTGATtatgacttttttttaatttcttcactAATGTTTTTATGTGAAATGGCATAAGCCCCCATTGGTTGATTGACTGATTCATGGAGATTTTTTCATTGTAAAACAAAGGTGTATCTTACTAACCACTAACAGAGTGTACCATTATTTTATTCAGATCTTTCcagttttcatcttttctttcttctgtcattTCATAAGCTAATAATCATTTTGCTAATTTTATTACTATATGTGACAGAATTAGATGTTGAATGTAGCTTTAATTCAGTTTCTGGTAACTGTTTACCCATTTAGTTTTATTGGTTCCTTTTAGTTTAGACGTGCTAATTTAGAACTTCTCTTTATTAACTTTAGGTTCAGAGAGGCTTTTGGCACATACACTGAATATTAGTGTTGCTTCTAGGTGTGGAGCATTTTTATTGTGCTGTGGAGCTGAGGGGTTAAGGCTGGTGCATTTGTCATCAAGCCATGAGTTCTTTAGGGCTTTTGTGTTGTGCTTGTGTTCCACCTAGGCTGCCCTGCTTGTAGGTGTATCTGTGGTAGGATGGAGTTCTGGTGAGAAGTGCTGACATGCGGCTACCTGGAGCCTCATTTTCCTACATCATTGCATTCACCTTCTTTGTGACCACTTTCAAGATAGGCGGGACTCACCCTTCTGTCACCACTGACTTTTTGTACACCTACAGCTTTTTTACCAATCTCTTAATGTAGTGGTTCCTAATTGTGTGTATCTGCATCAGTATTTTTAGGTAAATATGTTAGAATTAACCAGTCATCTTCAACTAACACCTAAATTAAATAGTTTTGCTTAAGGAGTTGTTTCCGAGTAATTTTAACTGATTGAACTGATTACTTTAGTGTGTTGCACTGTCAGCAGTCTTCTCCCTAGTGTGCTTATATTTATTTCCTGGTCTAAACACTCCTGGTACCATATAGCCATGCTTGTGTAGTGTAACCTGAGCCTTCAGGTGAGGGGAAGCTCCACTTTTATCATGTTTGGTGGTTGACTGAAAACAGGTCGGGACGGCAGAGGGACTGTTAGGAAGAGCTTCAACCGCTTCTCAAACTTAGCGAAGAGCGGTGTTGAAGACTTCCTTGTTGGTGAGTACGGAGAGGGCTGCTGGCCTCGGCTATACCTGGTGGGGCTCACCTGCTTCTGTGTGgcttgtttgtttggttgtttgctTTGTGTCAACAGTATAAAAAGTACTATACCAAGacatataaataaaatagagaTTAATTTATAAGTTAACTTGATTTGAATATAACTAGTGTACTTCATTTATTTGCTGTTGTTAATATAATTTCTTAATTATTTCTTTGACAAGAAACACTTGTgacttgctttcctcctctttgcatGTCTTAAATGCAGTATTCTTGAAATATTTTTCTACCATATTGCAGGAGCTGGAAAGTCTCAAgttgatgaaaaagagaaggtgtTTGTAGATGACTATGGCAATGGTCCAGTGTGGAGACCAAACCAGCATGAGTTCACCTGTGCCATTTCATCTCCAAAAAAGGAGTCCAAGTTCCATGGCATGAAGAGCTTTATTGCCTATACACTGATGCCATCTGTGAGTTATTGGCAGACCCTCActttattttacacacacacacacacacacacacacacacacacacacacactctcactcactcactcactcactccactgaAACAAAGTGGGGAGGCATAGTTGTAAGAAACAGCGGAGGTGGCTCTCTAGAAGCAGGGGTGTGCAAATTATATGGCATTGAAAGGCACCAGTGCTTTTGCCTAAATATTTCCATGTTTTGTTAAATTTAGAAGAATAAGAAAGGTTAGATGTTATATACTCATCCTTGTATAGTAATGTAATAGGTGAACTCTCATCCAGTCAACCAAAACAATATACAAAGGTCCCATTGTATCATCATGGTGGAGGAAATCATACTCAGTCACATATTGTATGTATCTGCTGTAAATGAGTCTCATTTGGGGTCAGTAGGTATTACAGTTTCATACCAGGCTACCATTATCATAAGCAGTATTATCTAGATTTCTTCTACTGCCCACAACTTGCAATAAATGGGAACCAAACTGAAAAACGTATGATTCAAACTGATTCAGGATGTCAGTGATGCCATGCTAATAAGCCTTTCTCCACAGTTCTCATCAACGGCTGTCTCCAGAAGATACAAGCACTTTGACTGGATCCAGGGCCGGCTGAGCGAGAAGTTCCCTCTCATACCCATACCACCGCTGCCAGAGAAGCAGATTTCAGGTTGGTAACACTGTCTGTTGTTCCTTCAGTGTGTTGGCATAACTCTAATAAAATGGTAACAGTGCCAGCGATGAATGATTAAGGAGTGACATATAGCGGAGAAACAAAGGGAACGATATGGATAGTAGACAGTATTTGCTGTCATCAAAGATCCTTTAGAATTTACTTATTGGACTTAAAACATCTCATTTTGTAGTCACCTAAGtgtgatgaataacaggaaattACTAACGATAATTTTAAGGGATATTTTCATTGTGTATACCGTAGCGTTTTGTATCATACTACCCAGGTCGATTTGAAGAAGACTTGATAGAGTACAGAATGACAATGCTCCAGTCATGGGTGGATCGCATATGTCGCCATCCTGTGCTGGCCCAGTGTGAGGTTTTCCACCACTTTGTGACTTGTCCAAACGATGAGAAACTCTGGAAGTCTGGGAAGCGCAAAGCTGAGAGTGACAAGCTGGTGGGGGCCAATTTCTACCAAGCCATTGAGAGGCCTGACACTGCACTGGAGCTCATTCAGacgtgagtttgtgtgtgtgcatgtgtatgggttgaggagggagggggggctgatggtgatgattacCTAAGAGTTACACAAGACTTGTTACTTTTTTACTAAAGGTTTCTACTTTTACTCTTCCATTATTCTTTGCCTTTAGACATGAGGTGATTGAGATAGAAGTAACTCCAAAGACTTGAGGCTGTGGCTTGGGGCTGGGCCTTGATTATTACTGCCTTCAACGCATGCCAAAAGGGTCTGATGGCTCTTTTTAACCCACCACCCCACTTGAAAAAAATTCCGTCACCAGTGATTAGCTAATTGTGTTTTTTTCTCAGCAAAACCCATGTGCAAGTGTCTCATAGTCAATTTTATTATCAGCTTATTTAATCTCTGCTTTTCCAAGCCCCTTTTTTATAGTTTATTATTTAAACTAAAAGGGTAAGTGGAAGGAGCACATTCAGGACATAAGAAAATACTCCTGTAATATAAAAAAGACATGCTCAAGTGAAGATTGTTATTGAAAGTACAAAAATGCAGCTGACCAGttggttatatttttccttcagGGAGGCAAAGCTGGATGGCTACAGTCGATTCTTCTCTAACCTTGATGAGGCCGTCAAGCTGCTCCAGAACACCTGCATCGACCAGACCAAGAAGCACCAGACTGCCTTCAAGCGTGAATACAACAAgatttctcactctttctctaaGCTGAGCAGAGCCTTTGACACTGACCCTTCCAactgtgagtgtctgtgtgtgcagTACTGTTTTAATCCATACCTTTTAGTAATTTATTAAATATATTATCTTAATACTATATCTACCCCATTGCACCACGAGGGCCCAAGCACTGACTAAGGTGTCTTAGTGTACTATTGTTATCGTACCATCTGTGTGACATTTTTTCCCTCAATAACTCACAGGTGCCCCGGGGCTGACTGAGGCTATTCATCACGTCAGTGAGGCATACTGTGACATTGGTACGGTGTTTGAAGAGGAGCCCAAGCATGACTGGGACCCATTGTGTCACCTCCTCTTTGAATACAAGGGCCTCATAGATGGCTTCCCCAGTGTCATTTCAGCTACTAAGGTATGTATGGAAGGGTTGTTTGATTCATGTAGGACTCCTCTTTTTATCCCAAATGATAAGAAAACGAATTTTAATACtaactttttgtttcttttatcctttccagatactttttcttctgttttcttttcctttgttttcatcatctatctttcctttcacATATGATTattttccccttatttttttttttttattacttcatgTCTCTTATTTTATTAAGTTTTCTCTGTGCAGtgccattataaaaaaaaacagttaggAATAAATACAGAAAGCATAGCTAGGGATTTTTTATTTTGCAGTATTGGGGAGGCTAGATTATCATCTAAGAGAGCCTTTGTGTTTATAGGGTGCCATAGCAAAAAGAAGGCAAGTGGAGAAGGAGGCAAGTGAAGGCCGGCTGGATGATGACCAGGTGCCCCCGATGGTGAGGAGGTCAGACACCATTGCCTATGCCCTCCATGCTGAAGTGGCCCACTTCCACAGTGAACGACAGAGAGACTTTAAGAAGGCCATGACATCCTTCCTTACTGAACaaataaatttttatcaaaaggtAAGATTTACATGTCTaccattaatttttttatttttttattgcaaaAGTCCACCAAAGATGAACATAAAGTGTGAAAAATCTATATCTGCTCACTGCTGCTTCataaaaagggaagtgaaaattTTAATTTTACTAGTATACTCAATCTATATTCCGACCTTGGAACTGCTCAGAATGAATTATGAGGAAAAGTCAGACAGATGTAGGAGATTTAGAGGACTGATTAGTTACTTCCTACACTTAACAGGTGTATGCATTACCTCTGAACACAGACTTATCGTTGAATACTAATGTAGTATTTACAAGCTTATGGAGTTGTCTCTGTCATAGGTCATATGTTTGATGCATCTTTTCTGGTGCAATACTGAATGAACACATAATTGGTAATTGGTTACAGTATCTTCTCAAATCAATATATAATTGAAGAGCTAGTTGCAAGAATTGCCTTCCATTTTTATTAGGACTGCACCCAAAAGTAAGCTTTTCAATGAATACACTTACATTTGGAGTCCCTGTGGCAGCTGTGTTGGTGACATGTAGTAGTCAATTGGTCTGTATGGCAGAATGACACAGCATTTATTGGAACAAGTTTTTTGTTGTTGGTCGGAGGCAGCAAGATGTTACACAAAATCAGAACAGTAATAATCATTGAAATTATTGAAGTTATGATAATAAAATTGACTGCTTTGTGAAATTGAGTGTGTTGTTACTGCACACATTATAAATAAGTCCTGAATATGGACAAAGAAGGTTGTTTgccattttgtacatatatgtgaaaataattaaaaatgaaTATGCCTTAACCCCTTAATGACGACGATGCCACTGGACTCGTATAATTTTTACTGACGTAAGCAACGAGCATGACGCCAGCGCCAGAGAGATAGAAGCTCTCTGGAAATTGAACGGCGCGTAACTATGTATCTATCAATACTAAGTGACTTTAATTGATGATTTtgtacaacttttattcaatgagattcattccagaatgaaaaaaactacaaaaatttaccaaaattatttttcgagtttcactgcaactttggctctctgtaggcagtaaatttctgggtcaaagattataaactatatttttcagactccatcatgataaaatgagcaacttttcttcaataaattttcctgtacgtcacaccagtaaaaagttgaaatttttgGGGAATcgtggaattccagccaaacggtcagtccaagtcataatctgatttcacagttgagttaaacggatgattttctacaacttttattcaatgagattcattccagaattataaaaaattacaaaaatttaccaaaataatttttcgagtttcaccacaactttggctctctgtaggcagtaaattttgttaatttttctcagtttcaaagtgtatttttcaaTGACTTTTGTGTTATGGGGGATCTCCCGAGAAAAACTTTTGCAGTTTATTGAGGTTAATAAGTAAATAATTTGGTAGATAAGTGCAAGCTTCACAGTTTGTGCCGAGTTCCAGTGAGTAAATTGAGTTGCAGGTTATGTGCATGGCAGGTTTTGAGGTGCTAAAGACAAGAATGCTTTTGTGCTCCAATCAACAGTAGTAGAGCATCAGAGTTTTGTGTTTGATATTATATACAATCTGTAAGAAAAAACtttaagtgattttaaagtaatTGAACATAAGGCAGAATATTATTGATTAAGCTCTTCCTAGGAAGTTAAAGCTCATGGAATTCCTTATTAGATAACTTTCTTTTATAATGTGTTTCTTCCCAGGTTACTGACCGACTACGAGAGAGTCTGGAAAAATTTAATGATGTATAGGTGAGTCCAATTCTAAGCTCTCTTCCTGTTTGTTCCTGTTGTTTGTTGAATGTTATGGAATGTGTGGAAGTACTCATAGTGATCTGTGAGGTGATTTCACTGAATGTATGTAATTTGCAAGGCCTTTCCATTACTATTGATATATGTTTCATTCATAAACATTGGGGAAACTTTTACCACTTTGCTGGAAGTCTTGTTGGAATGCTGGTCTTGCTCAGTATGGTGTAGCCAAGTGAAGGTTGAACATACAAAGGTGTATATAACATTTTTCAATGAGGCTTATGATGAGTAAAGGTGTTAGTTTGACATATTGAAATTTAACCATGGCAGACACTAAAAAGCTGCGTTGTGTTTAGATTTGTCTAAGTAGACAGCCTATTCTGAAGCAGCAGCTGTCTCCTGACCCTCTCATGCTGTACCTCAAATACTATGCAAGGAAATATTTCCCAACACATGCACTGTTTCAAGGGATTATGGCATGGGCATAATAATTGCCAATAGGTGTCACCATTTCTCTTTTTTAAATTTTGTTCTTATGCACTCATTTTTCTGATAAGGGGGTGTACATCTGCACACTTCCTGGGTGTTCAGCATTTTGAAAATTGTGTGAGGATAGTGTGTTTGGTGGACATGTACTCAGAATGAGAGAAGTTAAGAGTCAAGGCGAGTGAGATTTGTGTTCAGATTTGCATATGGTCAGGTAACCCTTGTCAATTGCCATCTTAAGCCTGGCCACCACTTTGATGTTCTCCTCGTGCTGGAAGAATATACACACCTTCCTACGCAGGTGGTTAAGGCAGCAGCGGGCAGAGTAGGAGCGTAAGGACAGGCCCCCCTTGGTGGGCGCTGAGGAGATGCCCTTTCTCTTGATGACCTCGGATCATAGTCTCCCAAAGTTGAATTCCTTGACCTTGGAAGCTACATCTTCATCCTCTGTCAGGGTCAGGATAAAGTTGAGTCACTTGGTGAAGCCAGTGATGTGCTTCTCCATCCATTGGTCATCATAGAGCATGTTCTTAGTAGCAAATGGATTCCGGTGATGGGCAATACTCATCTTGGTGGCCTTGATGAGGGTGAGGTGGGCAAGGGGATGAGTGGAGGAGGCTAACTGTGAGAGAGCTTGGGTGATGGTGCtcctatgcatatatatatatatatatatatatatatatatatatatatatatatatatatattacatatatatatatatatatatatatatatatgtaatatatatatatgtaatatatatatattatatatatatattatattttttcttacagtACCTAACTGTAAAAATACTGCTGCTTTCACCACCTGTGATTTGATCAAAGATTCTGGATACCTTtatcacaaccgagagagcccaggtttgattcccaggcggagtggaaaatttggggtggcttttctgataccctgcacccctgcccacccagcagtgaatgggtaccaggcattaatcgggggttgtgtcccgtctcctgggatctgttcccttctcctataattccttccccttccgtctctctccggcatatgaccacagatgttgcaccgactaaatgAAATTTTTCAAACTTTCTGGATACCTTTAGTCAAAACACCTTAATTAACAAGGACTCAAATCAATGCCTTACGTGCAGCTTATGATGTTTTACTGTTGTGAGATGCTCATTTCCTTAAATGTTTGAACTGTTGATGGGACACTGGGGAATAATCACTGCTGCCTACTTGCTGCACACCCTCATTACTGTGGCTCTGCCCTAGAAATAGGGATGGCTCACATGTCATGGATTCCCTCTGTTCTAGTCACCACTGTTGAGACAGTAGCCCTGTCTGAAGAGTCAATCAAGATTTTGAAGAAGGCAGAGTAATTGAGACTTGCTTGTGCAGATTGAAAGTGGAGGTTCTCACCCAAGCTTTGCTATACCCCAAGTTATTTAGTAACTGTTGTCTTTTGTTCAGCCTCTTAGCCTCTTATCCTGTTATCAAGTAGCTAGAACTGCAAATCTGGAGGGAGGGTGTGAACAAAATGTGTTGTTTATTAGTCAAGTTTTTTGCCATAACTACGACAAATGTCACTCATAACCTCTTCCAACTATGGTGGTTTATCACTCAGATGGCCTTGTATGATTATTACATGAGATATTTAGTATCTGCCACACTTATTGCTAACTGCTCTCAAAAAATTGGTAATTCATAGCAGTTGCTCCAACTGCATTCTGCTGCTACACCATGTTTTAATTTTGGCATCCTCATGCTGTCCTGCAGTCCCAGCCATGTCTCGTGCTCACTGTCACTTCACTCGTGatggttttcttccttcctccaaaaatttttgttttcatattctctttttgTTTGACGCTTTACTATAC
This window contains:
- the LOC126982581 gene encoding sorting nexin lst-4-like isoform X4, which codes for MDSFLVPAGSAVRALYDFDAQPGTGELSIKEGEILTVARQDVGEGWWEGTNSQGQAGLFPAAYVEVQESSAPPPSMPPPPLPSEYANFSNDNWAEQRTSVDWGNQNNTASNTETQKRPVSQQMSYDNDDWDDDWDDDDSEPGSSYPNGPGNFGFSAPNRSHKPASSVSDVSTAGRDGRGTVRKSFNRFSNLAKSGVEDFLVGAGKSQVDEKEKVFVDDYGNGPVWRPNQHEFTCAISSPKKESKFHGMKSFIAYTLMPSFSSTAVSRRYKHFDWIQGRLSEKFPLIPIPPLPEKQISGRFEEDLIEYRMTMLQSWVDRICRHPVLAQCEVFHHFVTCPNDEKLWKSGKRKAESDKLVGANFYQAIERPDTALELIQTEAKLDGYSRFFSNLDEAVKLLQNTCIDQTKKHQTAFKREYNKISHSFSKLSRAFDTDPSNCAPGLTEAIHHVSEAYCDIGTVFEEEPKHDWDPLCHLLFEYKGLIDGFPSVISATKGAIAKRRQVEKEASEGRLDDDQVPPMVRRSDTIAYALHAEVAHFHSERQRDFKKAMTSFLTEQINFYQKVTDRLRESLEKFNDV
- the LOC126982581 gene encoding sorting nexin lst-4-like isoform X2, producing MESTEASSVTIKGGDIIQFQSLLSESDVSEEIIAGGDDVPIPEETKAEESVGSDAPLAGQEFSQELPSPPPPAGLYQAPSPPNCEVTPQADTSILGSGDMPQTSPLGFSLHSKVRALYDFDAQPGTGELSIKEGEILTVARQDVGEGWWEGTNSQGQAGLFPAAYVEVQESSAPPPSMPPPPLPSEYANFSNDNWAEQRTSVDWGNQNNTASNTETQKRPVSQQMSYDNDDWDDDWDDDDSEPGSSYPNGPGNFGFSAPNRSHKPASSVSDVSTAGAGKSQVDEKEKVFVDDYGNGPVWRPNQHEFTCAISSPKKESKFHGMKSFIAYTLMPSFSSTAVSRRYKHFDWIQGRLSEKFPLIPIPPLPEKQISGRFEEDLIEYRMTMLQSWVDRICRHPVLAQCEVFHHFVTCPNDEKLWKSGKRKAESDKLVGANFYQAIERPDTALELIQTEAKLDGYSRFFSNLDEAVKLLQNTCIDQTKKHQTAFKREYNKISHSFSKLSRAFDTDPSNCAPGLTEAIHHVSEAYCDIGTVFEEEPKHDWDPLCHLLFEYKGLIDGFPSVISATKGAIAKRRQVEKEASEGRLDDDQVPPMVRRSDTIAYALHAEVAHFHSERQRDFKKAMTSFLTEQINFYQKVTDRLRESLEKFNDV
- the LOC126982581 gene encoding sorting nexin lst-4-like isoform X6, whose protein sequence is MAAMQVRALYDFDAQPGTGELSIKEGEILTVARQDVGEGWWEGTNSQGQAGLFPAAYVEVQESSAPPPSMPPPPLPSEYANFSNDNWAEQRTSVDWGNQNNTASNTETQKRPVSQQMSYDNDDWDDDWDDDDSEPGSSYPNGPGNFGFSAPNRSHKPASSVSDVSTAGRDGRGTVRKSFNRFSNLAKSGVEDFLVGAGKSQVDEKEKVFVDDYGNGPVWRPNQHEFTCAISSPKKESKFHGMKSFIAYTLMPSFSSTAVSRRYKHFDWIQGRLSEKFPLIPIPPLPEKQISGRFEEDLIEYRMTMLQSWVDRICRHPVLAQCEVFHHFVTCPNDEKLWKSGKRKAESDKLVGANFYQAIERPDTALELIQTEAKLDGYSRFFSNLDEAVKLLQNTCIDQTKKHQTAFKREYNKISHSFSKLSRAFDTDPSNCAPGLTEAIHHVSEAYCDIGTVFEEEPKHDWDPLCHLLFEYKGLIDGFPSVISATKGAIAKRRQVEKEASEGRLDDDQVPPMVRRSDTIAYALHAEVAHFHSERQRDFKKAMTSFLTEQINFYQKVTDRLRESLEKFNDV
- the LOC126982581 gene encoding sorting nexin lst-4-like isoform X1 is translated as MESTEASSVTIKGGDIIQFQSLLSESDVSEEIIAGGDDVPIPEETKAEESVGSDAPLAGQEFSQELPSPPPPAGLYQAPSPPNCEVTPQADTSILGSGDMPQTSPLGFSLHSKVRALYDFDAQPGTGELSIKEGEILTVARQDVGEGWWEGTNSQGQAGLFPAAYVEVQESSAPPPSMPPPPLPSEYANFSNDNWAEQRTSVDWGNQNNTASNTETQKRPVSQQMSYDNDDWDDDWDDDDSEPGSSYPNGPGNFGFSAPNRSHKPASSVSDVSTAGRDGRGTVRKSFNRFSNLAKSGVEDFLVGAGKSQVDEKEKVFVDDYGNGPVWRPNQHEFTCAISSPKKESKFHGMKSFIAYTLMPSFSSTAVSRRYKHFDWIQGRLSEKFPLIPIPPLPEKQISGRFEEDLIEYRMTMLQSWVDRICRHPVLAQCEVFHHFVTCPNDEKLWKSGKRKAESDKLVGANFYQAIERPDTALELIQTEAKLDGYSRFFSNLDEAVKLLQNTCIDQTKKHQTAFKREYNKISHSFSKLSRAFDTDPSNCAPGLTEAIHHVSEAYCDIGTVFEEEPKHDWDPLCHLLFEYKGLIDGFPSVISATKGAIAKRRQVEKEASEGRLDDDQVPPMVRRSDTIAYALHAEVAHFHSERQRDFKKAMTSFLTEQINFYQKVTDRLRESLEKFNDV
- the LOC126982581 gene encoding sorting nexin lst-4-like isoform X5 — protein: MADHHQVRALYDFDAQPGTGELSIKEGEILTVARQDVGEGWWEGTNSQGQAGLFPAAYVEVQESSAPPPSMPPPPLPSEYANFSNDNWAEQRTSVDWGNQNNTASNTETQKRPVSQQMSYDNDDWDDDWDDDDSEPGSSYPNGPGNFGFSAPNRSHKPASSVSDVSTAGRDGRGTVRKSFNRFSNLAKSGVEDFLVGAGKSQVDEKEKVFVDDYGNGPVWRPNQHEFTCAISSPKKESKFHGMKSFIAYTLMPSFSSTAVSRRYKHFDWIQGRLSEKFPLIPIPPLPEKQISGRFEEDLIEYRMTMLQSWVDRICRHPVLAQCEVFHHFVTCPNDEKLWKSGKRKAESDKLVGANFYQAIERPDTALELIQTEAKLDGYSRFFSNLDEAVKLLQNTCIDQTKKHQTAFKREYNKISHSFSKLSRAFDTDPSNCAPGLTEAIHHVSEAYCDIGTVFEEEPKHDWDPLCHLLFEYKGLIDGFPSVISATKGAIAKRRQVEKEASEGRLDDDQVPPMVRRSDTIAYALHAEVAHFHSERQRDFKKAMTSFLTEQINFYQKVTDRLRESLEKFNDV